One Lachnospiraceae bacterium C1.1 genomic region harbors:
- a CDS encoding alpha-glucosidase — translation MVKKWWHNKIAYQIYPKSFYDSNSDGIGDIRGIISKLDYLKELGIDLVWLSPVYCSPLADQGYDISDYYNIDPRFGTIGDLDELIAEGRKRNIGIVMDLVVNHCSDEHEWFQKAIKDPDGPFGKFFYIEDYKKGDKLPCNWRSYFGGSCWDFLPGHDDKIYLHVFHKKQPDLNWENPLLRKEIYKMINWWLDKGIEGFRIDAIINIKKKLPFSDYPADRADGLSSIDNMLKEAHGIGEFLNEMADECFRKHDAFTVGEVFNEKDSDLPLFIGDNGYFSTMFDFSTTFIDESPVSTVKPVEDLAEKYKHALFNAQKRVENIGLLSNIIENHDEPRGVSRYIASEDLSDKSKKMLAGVYFLRPGIPFIYQGQEIGMENLAEVKSLDELDDCANSDIYKRAIEDGLSAKEALKLLSLRSRDNARTPFQWSSANNAGFSNSTPWLKVNPNYTKINLEKQQKDPDSVFSFYKKLIKLRKNPEYSETFVYGKFEPWNENIRNFLAYTLKSDKNILVAANYQDQALSIKTDIPFKKLLLSNNPQINYEAGVLSLNSYDFIVLEF, via the coding sequence ATGGTAAAAAAATGGTGGCATAACAAAATCGCATATCAGATTTATCCAAAAAGCTTTTATGATTCAAACTCTGACGGAATAGGTGATATAAGGGGAATAATCAGCAAACTCGACTATCTGAAGGAGCTTGGCATAGACCTTGTCTGGCTTTCTCCTGTTTACTGCTCTCCGCTTGCCGATCAGGGATATGACATATCAGACTATTACAATATAGATCCCCGTTTCGGAACTATTGGTGACCTGGATGAGCTGATCGCAGAGGGCAGGAAAAGGAATATCGGAATTGTAATGGATCTTGTCGTTAATCATTGCTCAGATGAACACGAATGGTTTCAAAAGGCGATCAAAGATCCCGATGGTCCCTTTGGAAAATTTTTCTACATAGAAGATTATAAAAAAGGTGACAAACTCCCCTGTAACTGGAGGAGCTATTTTGGCGGCTCATGCTGGGACTTTCTTCCGGGACACGACGATAAAATTTACCTGCATGTGTTTCACAAAAAACAGCCTGATCTAAACTGGGAGAACCCCCTTTTAAGAAAAGAAATCTACAAAATGATCAACTGGTGGCTGGATAAGGGAATCGAAGGCTTTCGAATCGATGCTATCATTAATATCAAAAAGAAACTTCCTTTCAGCGATTATCCTGCTGACAGAGCTGACGGACTCTCTTCTATCGACAATATGCTGAAAGAGGCTCATGGGATTGGAGAATTTCTTAATGAAATGGCCGACGAATGTTTCAGAAAACATGATGCTTTCACTGTTGGTGAAGTCTTTAATGAGAAGGATTCTGATCTTCCTCTTTTTATCGGTGATAACGGATATTTCTCGACTATGTTTGATTTCTCAACAACTTTCATTGATGAAAGTCCGGTTTCCACGGTCAAGCCCGTAGAAGATCTTGCAGAAAAATATAAACATGCTCTTTTTAATGCTCAAAAGCGTGTTGAGAATATTGGATTGCTCTCCAACATTATAGAAAATCACGATGAACCAAGAGGTGTCTCAAGATATATAGCTTCAGAAGATTTATCTGATAAAAGCAAAAAAATGCTTGCCGGAGTTTATTTTTTGAGACCGGGAATTCCATTTATTTATCAGGGTCAGGAAATAGGTATGGAAAATCTTGCCGAAGTAAAGAGCCTTGATGAGCTTGATGACTGTGCTAATTCTGACATATATAAGAGAGCCATCGAAGACGGTCTTTCAGCGAAAGAAGCATTAAAGCTCTTATCCCTGCGTTCAAGAGATAATGCCAGAACGCCCTTCCAGTGGTCATCTGCCAATAATGCAGGTTTCAGCAATTCCACACCATGGCTAAAGGTTAATCCTAATTACACAAAGATCAACCTTGAAAAACAACAGAAAGATCCGGACTCTGTTTTCAGTTTTTATAAGAAGCTCATAAAACTCAGAAAAAATCCTGAATACAGTGAGACTTTTGTTTACGGTAAATTCGAGCCCTGGAATGAAAACATCAGAAATTTCCTTGCATATACCTTAAAATCAGATAAAAACATCCTGGTCGCTGCAAATTATCAGGATCAGGCTCTTTCAATAAAAACTGATATTCCGTTTAAGAAACTGCTTCTTTCAAATAATCCTCAAATAAACTATGAGGCTGGTGTATTATCCCTTAATTCTTACGATTTCATCGTTTTAGAGTTCTAA
- a CDS encoding LacI family DNA-binding transcriptional regulator, whose product MVRIKDIAEKCGVSTATVSYVLHGRNDKVSKEVRKRIEAEIKESGYISNQSALSLVSRNSGLIGIAVMNHSDNKNIMADPYFGILFSYLERYFRKNDKYILVLLDQSPEVIVRDARRWNLDGLILCNHLKEMMIEISSQFLKPIVTIDASFVYEYDKLVQVFIDDFNGGYLMGQYFLEIGHKKVAMLDDSDLEVNRHRWRGFRQAYMERGIVLGEEAHFIIDIDKEKFKDGLKRIYPDIKNYTAVFCVSDNYALQLINYLTKKGIKVPDDISVSGYDDISFSGISIPELTTIRQNVEEKAAAAVKSMMQMIEGKKVKHNIKLPVELIVRNSCRPL is encoded by the coding sequence ATGGTCAGGATAAAGGATATAGCAGAAAAATGCGGGGTAAGCACAGCTACGGTCTCTTATGTGCTTCACGGCAGGAATGATAAGGTATCCAAAGAAGTGAGGAAAAGAATAGAGGCAGAGATCAAGGAGAGCGGGTACATCTCAAATCAGTCGGCACTTTCCCTTGTAAGCAGAAATTCAGGTCTTATCGGTATCGCAGTCATGAATCATAGCGATAATAAGAATATAATGGCAGACCCGTATTTCGGGATACTGTTCTCATATCTGGAAAGATATTTCAGAAAAAATGACAAATATATTCTGGTCCTGCTTGACCAGTCACCCGAGGTAATAGTAAGAGATGCCAGAAGATGGAATCTTGACGGGCTTATACTGTGCAATCATCTGAAAGAGATGATGATAGAAATCAGCAGCCAGTTTCTTAAACCTATCGTTACGATCGATGCTTCGTTTGTTTATGAATATGACAAGCTTGTGCAGGTTTTCATAGATGATTTTAATGGCGGTTACTTGATGGGACAGTATTTTCTGGAAATCGGGCATAAAAAAGTTGCAATGCTGGATGACAGTGACCTTGAGGTCAACAGGCACAGATGGAGAGGGTTCAGACAGGCATACATGGAACGCGGGATTGTGCTCGGGGAGGAAGCGCATTTCATAATAGATATCGATAAAGAAAAGTTCAAGGATGGACTGAAAAGGATTTACCCTGATATAAAGAACTATACAGCTGTATTCTGTGTATCAGATAACTACGCGCTGCAGCTGATCAATTATCTTACAAAGAAAGGGATAAAAGTACCCGATGACATTTCGGTGTCGGGATATGATGATATTTCGTTTTCAGGTATTTCGATTCCGGAGCTGACAACAATAAGGCAGAATGTGGAGGAAAAGGCGGCAGCTGCTGTAAAAAGCATGATGCAGATGATAGAGGGAAAGAAGGTTAAACATAATATCAAGCTTCCTGTAGAACTTATTGTTAGAAATTCCTGTCGTCCATTGTAA
- a CDS encoding alpha-glucosidase, whose protein sequence is MKKDWWKESVVYQIYPRSFCDSNADGIGDLNGIRSKLDYLHELGINVIWLSPVYKSPNDDNGYDISDYQDIMDEFGDLEDFDRLLKEAHELGIRIVMDLVVNHTSDEHKWFIESRSSKDNDKRDFYIWREGKDGNPPNNWGSCFSGSAWEYDKTTDMYYLHCFSKKQPDLNWDNPKVRDEVFKMMTWWCDKGIDGFRMDVISMISKKEGLPDGKVEGNTEYGSLENTTNGPHVHEYLKEMNRRVLSKYDLMTVGECAGVTIEEAKKYASLDGSELNMVFQFEHVDLDYDENGKWTEKRYDLVELKKNLSKWQTELEGTAWNSLFWDNHDQPRIVSRLGDESALSAKCIATVLHFMKGTPYIYQGEELGMTNCRFGSIDNCRDIEEINAYKDLVGSGRMSAEKMIAGIEAKGRDNARTPMQWNASENAGFTSGKPWIMVNPNYKEINAEAEIKDKNSVFNYYRELVSLRRNSEWSELIVYGKYRLLDENSREVFSYTRELEGRKLFILCNLTDREIEYCPEIRGAGKLLISDYANAELKEKMILDKWFAAVWEL, encoded by the coding sequence ATGAAAAAAGACTGGTGGAAGGAAAGTGTAGTTTATCAGATATATCCCAGATCCTTCTGCGATTCGAATGCGGATGGGATCGGGGATCTGAACGGAATACGGAGCAAGCTTGATTATCTCCATGAGCTCGGGATAAACGTTATATGGCTAAGTCCGGTTTATAAGTCCCCCAATGATGATAATGGATATGATATTTCCGATTATCAGGACATAATGGATGAGTTCGGTGATCTTGAGGATTTTGACAGGCTTCTGAAAGAGGCGCATGAGCTGGGAATCAGGATAGTCATGGATCTGGTGGTGAATCACACATCGGACGAACACAAGTGGTTCATAGAGAGCAGGTCTTCTAAAGATAACGACAAAAGGGACTTTTATATATGGAGAGAGGGAAAGGACGGAAACCCTCCAAATAACTGGGGAAGCTGCTTTTCCGGCTCTGCATGGGAATATGATAAAACTACGGATATGTATTATCTGCATTGCTTTTCAAAGAAACAGCCAGACCTTAACTGGGACAATCCGAAGGTCAGGGATGAAGTCTTTAAGATGATGACCTGGTGGTGCGATAAGGGAATCGACGGATTCCGGATGGATGTCATCTCAATGATATCAAAAAAAGAAGGACTTCCTGATGGAAAAGTAGAGGGCAATACAGAATATGGCAGTCTGGAAAATACGACAAACGGACCGCATGTGCATGAATACCTGAAAGAAATGAACAGACGTGTTCTTTCAAAATATGACCTCATGACTGTAGGCGAGTGTGCCGGTGTCACAATTGAGGAAGCAAAGAAATATGCTTCACTTGATGGCTCGGAGCTTAATATGGTCTTTCAGTTTGAGCATGTGGATCTTGATTATGATGAAAACGGGAAATGGACAGAGAAAAGATATGATCTGGTCGAATTAAAAAAGAATTTGTCGAAATGGCAGACGGAGCTGGAGGGAACTGCATGGAATTCTCTTTTCTGGGATAATCACGACCAGCCGCGTATCGTATCAAGATTAGGCGATGAGTCAGCTCTTTCAGCAAAATGCATTGCTACGGTTCTGCATTTCATGAAGGGAACTCCATATATATATCAGGGAGAAGAGCTCGGAATGACAAACTGCAGGTTCGGATCCATAGACAACTGCAGGGACATAGAGGAAATAAACGCATATAAAGACCTTGTGGGAAGCGGCAGGATGTCAGCAGAGAAGATGATCGCAGGCATAGAGGCAAAAGGCCGGGACAATGCAAGAACTCCTATGCAGTGGAATGCATCTGAAAATGCAGGATTCACATCAGGAAAACCATGGATAATGGTAAATCCGAATTATAAGGAAATCAATGCGGAGGCAGAAATTAAAGATAAAAATTCAGTCTTTAATTATTACAGGGAGCTGGTAAGTCTTCGCAGAAACAGTGAATGGTCAGAATTGATCGTATATGGAAAATACAGGCTCCTTGATGAAAACAGCAGAGAGGTATTTTCATATACAAGAGAGCTGGAAGGCAGAAAGCTTTTCATCCTGTGTAATCTTACTGACAGAGAGATCGAATACTGCCCGGAGATCAGGGGCGCAGGTAAACTGCTGATATCTGATTATGCTAATGCAGAACTAAAAGAAAAAATGATATTAGATAAATGGTTTGCAGCTGTCTGGGAGCTCTGA
- a CDS encoding aldo/keto reductase yields the protein MENEIKLRNGMLMPRLGMGTWYIGEDRASEKEEIEAIRAGLDAGQSLIDTAEMYGNGAAERLVGKAIEGYSRDKLFLVSKVLPYNAGRKNIFDSLEASLKRMGTDYLDLYLLHWIGSVPFEETVECMEKMVKDGKIRSWGVSNFDTSDMKELFDIENGTNCVVNQDLYHLGSRGIEFDLLPWMRENNVALMAYCPLAQGGDLRSELLSNESVKNVASKHGISEIQTLLAFVLHEKNAIAIPRSGKKEHVLANWEVRNIELDEEDMDLLNRAYPKPNRKMHLDVV from the coding sequence ATGGAAAATGAGATCAAATTAAGAAATGGGATGCTTATGCCAAGACTGGGTATGGGAACCTGGTATATCGGAGAGGACAGAGCATCTGAGAAGGAAGAGATTGAAGCGATAAGAGCAGGACTTGATGCCGGGCAGAGTCTTATCGATACTGCTGAGATGTACGGAAACGGAGCTGCTGAAAGACTGGTGGGAAAAGCCATAGAAGGATATTCGAGAGATAAGCTATTTCTTGTATCAAAGGTACTGCCTTATAATGCAGGAAGGAAAAACATATTCGACAGCCTCGAGGCAAGCCTTAAGAGAATGGGTACCGACTACCTTGATCTCTATTTACTTCACTGGATCGGTTCCGTGCCGTTCGAAGAAACGGTTGAATGCATGGAGAAAATGGTAAAAGACGGCAAGATCCGCTCGTGGGGTGTTTCTAATTTTGATACATCTGATATGAAGGAACTTTTTGATATAGAAAATGGAACAAATTGTGTAGTAAATCAGGATCTGTATCATTTAGGTTCAAGGGGAATAGAATTTGATCTGCTTCCCTGGATGAGGGAGAATAATGTCGCACTAATGGCATATTGTCCGCTGGCACAGGGCGGAGATCTGAGAAGTGAGCTTTTGAGCAATGAATCTGTCAAGAATGTCGCTTCAAAGCATGGAATTAGCGAGATACAGACTTTGCTGGCATTTGTCCTGCATGAGAAAAATGCCATAGCGATCCCAAGAAGCGGAAAGAAAGAACATGTTCTCGCTAACTGGGAGGTAAGAAATATTGAACTTGATGAAGAAGATATGGATCTTTTGAATAGGGCATATCCAAAGCCAAACAGAAAAATGCATCTGGATGTTGTATAA
- a CDS encoding UxaA family hydrolase encodes MAGKNRLFVKINEKDNVAIALKDLKKGTEIMPGVSTRDDIPQAHKIALCDIEKDGEVYRYGVVLGTVKEFTPAGSWINEYSLNLPERPGLDDLEFGTNIVTKDRLPDPPRKSWMGYRNKKGPAGTRNLLGIVTTVQCTAGVLKVAVEQIKRELLPKYPNVDDVVAVTHPYGCGVAINARDAHIPIRSIKNIIHQPNFGGEIMVVGLGCEKLSYDRVLTEEENIPENVLTLQDFKGHDAMMNAIMEMAEKKLKKLNERKREELPLSELLIGMQCGGSDAFSGVTANPSAGYAADMLVKGGATVMFSEVTEFRDGVKMLAARCTDAESRDKLAYELGWYDKYLDDGGVDRDANPTPGNKAGGLSNIVEKAMGSIAKSGTSPIVEVIGPGEKPSKKGLICACTPASDIVCGPCQVASGIGLQVFMTGRGTPYGLDIAPVIKVCSRNEMKERWFDMIDISAGDVATGEAGIADVGNEIFNMIIDVASGVKKPYSDQYGFHNDMCIFNPAPIT; translated from the coding sequence ATGGCGGGAAAAAACAGGCTTTTTGTTAAAATAAATGAGAAAGATAATGTTGCTATTGCTCTTAAAGACCTGAAAAAAGGTACTGAGATAATGCCGGGAGTATCTACAAGAGATGATATACCCCAGGCACATAAAATAGCACTTTGTGATATAGAAAAAGATGGTGAAGTTTATCGCTACGGGGTAGTTCTTGGTACAGTAAAAGAATTTACTCCGGCCGGATCGTGGATAAATGAATATTCACTGAATCTTCCGGAAAGACCGGGACTTGATGACCTGGAATTCGGCACAAATATAGTGACGAAAGACAGGCTCCCGGATCCTCCGAGAAAGAGTTGGATGGGTTACAGAAATAAAAAAGGTCCGGCAGGAACAAGAAATCTTTTGGGAATCGTTACTACGGTACAGTGTACGGCAGGAGTTCTCAAAGTGGCAGTTGAGCAGATAAAAAGGGAACTTCTTCCAAAGTATCCGAATGTAGATGATGTAGTAGCCGTCACACATCCTTATGGTTGTGGTGTAGCAATCAATGCCCGAGATGCGCACATACCGATCCGTTCTATTAAAAATATTATACATCAGCCAAACTTCGGCGGAGAGATAATGGTCGTAGGACTCGGATGCGAAAAACTTTCATATGACAGAGTTCTTACTGAAGAAGAGAACATTCCTGAAAATGTTTTAACTTTGCAGGATTTCAAAGGGCATGATGCCATGATGAATGCTATAATGGAGATGGCTGAAAAAAAATTAAAAAAACTCAATGAAAGAAAACGTGAAGAATTGCCTTTGTCTGAGCTTTTAATAGGCATGCAATGCGGTGGTTCCGATGCCTTTAGTGGTGTTACAGCAAACCCAAGTGCCGGATATGCAGCCGATATGCTTGTAAAAGGCGGAGCTACTGTCATGTTCAGTGAAGTTACGGAATTTCGTGACGGTGTTAAAATGCTGGCTGCAAGATGCACTGATGCAGAGTCCAGAGATAAGCTTGCCTACGAGCTTGGTTGGTACGATAAATATCTGGATGATGGTGGTGTCGACAGAGATGCAAATCCTACGCCCGGTAATAAGGCCGGAGGACTTTCAAATATAGTTGAAAAGGCTATGGGTTCTATTGCAAAATCCGGAACAAGTCCTATAGTAGAAGTAATAGGACCCGGAGAAAAGCCATCAAAGAAGGGGCTCATATGTGCATGTACACCTGCAAGTGACATTGTCTGTGGCCCATGTCAGGTTGCCAGTGGAATCGGCCTGCAGGTCTTCATGACAGGCAGAGGAACACCTTATGGACTTGACATCGCACCTGTGATAAAAGTTTGCAGTCGTAATGAAATGAAAGAGCGCTGGTTTGACATGATAGATATATCTGCCGGTGATGTAGCAACAGGAGAAGCAGGCATAGCCGATGTGGGAAACGAGATATTTAATATGATCATTGACGTAGCAAGCGGTGTTAAAAAGCCTTACAGTGATCAGTATGGCTTCCATAACGATATGTGCATATTTAATCCGGCACCTATTACGTGA
- a CDS encoding carbohydrate ABC transporter permease: MVKKLTPVGAAIRIVFFLVALYVLFPFLLVVINVFRTANDIVANPVSVSGMSFAKLTDNLTSVINNSNFSFWSAFGTSALVTVFSIVLLAVFGGMAAWVICRNKTKWSAFIYMVFIASMIIPFQVVMLPLISTFRDVGKFLGISMLQSFPGIIFAYLGFGGAMTVFILTGFIKTVPYELEEAASIDGCSPEGTYFRIIFPLLKPPIVTVTILNGMWIWNDYLLPSLMLGHNGKVKTLPVAVQAFVGSYVKQWDLILTAALLAIIPMIILFLFAQKQIMGGLVDGAIKS; encoded by the coding sequence ATGGTAAAAAAGCTTACTCCGGTGGGAGCAGCTATAAGAATTGTCTTTTTTCTGGTGGCTCTCTATGTTCTTTTTCCATTTCTGCTTGTTGTGATAAATGTATTCAGAACAGCCAATGATATTGTTGCAAATCCTGTAAGCGTATCGGGAATGTCTTTTGCAAAGCTTACAGATAATCTTACGTCTGTCATTAACAACAGCAATTTCAGCTTTTGGTCAGCTTTTGGAACTTCGGCACTGGTAACTGTGTTCTCGATCGTATTGCTTGCTGTATTCGGTGGAATGGCTGCCTGGGTTATATGCCGTAACAAAACAAAATGGTCAGCGTTCATTTATATGGTATTTATCGCATCGATGATAATCCCGTTCCAGGTTGTAATGCTCCCGCTCATTTCGACATTCAGGGACGTAGGCAAATTTTTGGGAATCAGTATGCTTCAGTCTTTCCCGGGGATAATTTTTGCATATCTTGGATTTGGCGGTGCCATGACAGTATTTATACTGACAGGATTTATAAAAACTGTTCCATATGAGCTGGAAGAAGCGGCATCCATTGATGGCTGTTCTCCGGAGGGAACTTATTTCAGGATCATTTTTCCCTTATTGAAGCCGCCGATCGTTACGGTAACTATCCTTAACGGAATGTGGATCTGGAATGACTACCTTCTTCCTTCGCTCATGCTGGGACATAATGGAAAAGTAAAAACACTTCCGGTTGCCGTGCAGGCTTTTGTGGGTTCATATGTAAAGCAGTGGGATCTGATACTGACAGCTGCGCTTCTTGCTATCATCCCGATGATAATACTTTTCCTTTTTGCACAGAAACAGATCATGGGCGGTCTTGTGGACGGAGCGATAAAGTCATAA
- a CDS encoding ABC transporter substrate-binding protein: MKRKIIAAILTCAMAAGLVACGSTGTQQAGSTESTGAGEDTSTGAASTGTSLRLVNGKIEVDSQLKKLAEMYEKETGVHVEIESMGGGIDIQGELKAYYQSDNMPDMFVCGGATDFANWEGQLQDMSDQAWVSDTDAAYKNDEGVVGFPYTTEAVGLAYNADILEKAGIDPASITGPDSMKSAFEKLDSMKDELGLTAVIGYFAEPVNLYWSTGNHVFANYLDAGLARDDSTYIDMLNDGGKLDDARFADFASMIELFNKYSDPALLVSGTYDQQILNFASGKYAFVTQGSWIGATMTGDDKDAYAEAGNFKCGMVPYAFQEGIDTILTNSPSWWAVYKDGNVAEAEAFLQWLTTDPAQEVLVNEARFISPFKSCSYVASDPFAQTISDYTASGKTSAWHWLNMKEGYAQNYTGQVFADFAAGSMDKETFISTFKQVTESAYAQ, encoded by the coding sequence ATGAAAAGGAAAATTATTGCAGCAATTTTAACGTGTGCAATGGCTGCAGGGCTTGTAGCCTGCGGAAGCACAGGCACACAGCAGGCAGGGAGCACTGAGAGTACAGGGGCAGGTGAGGATACATCAACCGGCGCTGCTTCCACAGGAACTTCACTCAGGCTTGTCAATGGCAAGATTGAGGTGGATTCCCAATTGAAAAAGCTTGCAGAAATGTATGAAAAGGAAACAGGAGTGCATGTCGAGATCGAGTCCATGGGAGGCGGAATCGATATTCAGGGCGAGCTGAAAGCATATTACCAGTCTGACAATATGCCGGATATGTTTGTTTGCGGCGGCGCTACTGATTTCGCAAACTGGGAGGGTCAGCTTCAGGATATGAGCGACCAGGCGTGGGTAAGTGATACTGACGCTGCCTACAAAAATGATGAAGGAGTGGTAGGCTTCCCTTATACCACAGAAGCTGTCGGGCTTGCCTATAACGCAGATATACTTGAAAAGGCAGGAATAGATCCGGCATCGATAACTGGTCCCGATTCCATGAAATCAGCATTTGAAAAACTCGACTCCATGAAGGACGAGCTTGGACTTACAGCAGTTATCGGATATTTTGCAGAGCCTGTTAATCTTTACTGGTCAACCGGTAACCATGTTTTTGCAAACTACCTTGATGCCGGTCTTGCAAGGGATGACAGCACGTATATCGATATGCTCAATGATGGCGGAAAACTTGATGATGCCAGATTTGCAGATTTTGCTTCAATGATAGAGCTCTTTAACAAGTATTCTGATCCGGCTTTGCTTGTATCAGGAACCTATGACCAGCAGATCCTTAATTTCGCATCCGGAAAATATGCCTTTGTAACACAGGGTTCATGGATAGGTGCAACAATGACAGGTGATGATAAGGATGCATATGCAGAGGCAGGCAATTTTAAGTGCGGCATGGTTCCTTATGCTTTTCAGGAGGGAATCGATACTATCCTCACCAATTCACCCTCATGGTGGGCAGTGTACAAGGATGGAAATGTAGCAGAGGCTGAGGCATTCCTTCAGTGGCTCACAACAGATCCTGCACAGGAAGTTCTTGTAAACGAGGCAAGATTTATAAGCCCGTTCAAATCATGCAGCTATGTTGCTTCTGATCCGTTTGCACAGACAATTTCAGATTATACCGCTTCAGGAAAGACATCTGCATGGCATTGGCTTAACATGAAGGAAGGCTATGCGCAGAACTATACAGGTCAGGTATTTGCTGATTTCGCTGCAGGTTCAATGGATAAGGAAACCTTCATTTCCACATTCAAGCAGGTTACAGAGTCGGCATACGCACAGTAA
- a CDS encoding sugar ABC transporter permease, protein MGNDKSTNMGLSIILLLTGFLGTAAALILDFTGSKLTFRGPLLVIGIILFFIGLYLVPTKKYHRDIINIIFLFPLLFCFAVTVIIPFGLGLFYSTTDWNGIKMTGFVGFKNYSDMFSEAGFLWSLIITVLFVIVNMVLVNVIGLALAVLCTSKIRAVGFFRAAYFIPNLIGGIVLGYIWQFIFNNVVLKWTFEMFGYNSSMLSKYNTGFIAIIMVYIWQYAGYIMMIYITGLTTVPSDVIEAAAIDGATAVQTFFRIKLPMIASTITVCTFLTLQSAFKQFDVNMALTNGTGSVNFMGQYLSNGTQMLALNIYNTAITKNNYAMGQAKAVLFFVILSIVSIIQVRISNKREVEL, encoded by the coding sequence ATGGGAAATGACAAATCGACCAATATGGGCTTATCTATCATTTTGCTGCTGACCGGATTTCTTGGGACAGCTGCGGCATTAATTCTGGACTTTACCGGAAGTAAACTTACATTCAGGGGACCATTGCTTGTCATCGGGATCATACTGTTCTTTATCGGTTTATATCTGGTTCCGACTAAAAAATATCACAGAGACATTATCAATATCATCTTTCTTTTTCCACTTCTTTTCTGCTTTGCAGTTACTGTTATAATCCCATTTGGACTTGGACTTTTTTATTCAACAACAGATTGGAATGGTATAAAAATGACCGGATTCGTGGGATTTAAAAACTATTCTGATATGTTCAGTGAAGCAGGATTTTTGTGGTCTCTTATAATTACAGTTTTGTTTGTGATCGTAAATATGGTGCTGGTCAACGTCATCGGACTTGCGCTTGCTGTTCTTTGTACAAGCAAGATCAGGGCAGTTGGATTTTTCAGGGCAGCCTATTTTATACCAAACCTTATAGGCGGTATTGTTCTTGGATATATTTGGCAGTTTATTTTTAACAATGTTGTCCTTAAATGGACATTTGAAATGTTCGGATATAACAGCTCAATGCTTTCTAAATATAATACAGGCTTTATAGCTATAATAATGGTTTATATATGGCAGTATGCCGGATATATCATGATGATCTATATAACAGGCCTTACAACGGTACCATCTGATGTTATAGAGGCAGCGGCGATTGACGGGGCAACGGCAGTACAGACATTTTTCAGGATAAAGCTTCCGATGATAGCCTCAACTATCACAGTATGTACTTTTCTGACCCTGCAGTCGGCATTCAAGCAGTTTGATGTAAACATGGCTTTGACAAATGGTACGGGGTCTGTAAATTTCATGGGACAGTACCTGTCAAACGGAACACAGATGCTTGCCCTTAATATTTATAATACAGCGATCACGAAAAATAATTATGCAATGGGTCAGGCAAAGGCCGTGCTCTTTTTCGTTATTCTTTCAATAGTATCTATCATTCAGGTCAGGATATCAAACAAGAGGGAGGTGGAACTATAA